In a genomic window of Rhizobium acidisoli:
- a CDS encoding S8 family peptidase, with protein MALLPHLHAHNIGLASKEFRAVGRGGTKEPSPVENRREHAQKLRSDLELVASQLDDIRKEQASIKVPLKQRGMAIAIESREDEPLFVSATARSTTQGLKLLTLQVNPEKLQQRNQPAHDLANFFVSRDSFKSLLNALGKYEQWTDEDGDFADLLGNEETESSRRPANFKLFESASLIRAANLRDFWTDDIDKFPRKKSQTTWEVWTRLEYEEVFSKTLDALEISGEGRPTQFIETAVRNIVATPEAMQNLIRTSGAVVELRSASSFVSDYMNALPDAQGGIVTELARRVVPAPASAPRIAILDTGVNPANTLLTSSLPRSRCYTVSDDWAVTDHDGHGTKMAGVALFGDLANAGSGTSPIQLSASLESVVVTAPVGGGDVPAHDAIQKAIELVESEEAARVFCLAQTAAGEPEDGRPTSTSAVIDKLAYADGKNTRLICVAVGNVDHSDSEPYQVAEYIERNRRHGIQSPAQALNALSIGAFTNKANGTIPLVAPAGDLSPTSRTSQEWIARAAKKPDIVMEGGNFQIDRGGIFSRASARNLVLTTSRAASASPLAMTGETSAATAAATHLASRLMARYPSFRMETIRGMMVHSAEWTPAMVAQLTDLERSNSVSDPWATLLSRFGWGTPNEERLYSSTESDMTLIVEDSLRPYELGDSDQLRLREMKYFKLPWPTAELRALNQTEVEMRCTLSYFIEPDPNAIARNRYDRYPSHRLKFDLRRFGESDAKAQLRYNALAEDDLSLGATDDGWIAGKRLSGNGTLQHDIWRGPAYRLAERDGISVAPVKGWWSDIRQSERYRRRIRFSLMVSIRVPQGTANIYQPVSVALQNLVTV; from the coding sequence ATGGCACTTCTTCCTCACCTGCATGCGCATAACATCGGTCTCGCTTCGAAAGAATTTCGCGCTGTTGGCCGGGGCGGCACGAAAGAGCCGTCTCCAGTAGAGAATAGACGTGAGCACGCGCAAAAGCTGCGTTCCGATTTAGAGCTGGTAGCCTCGCAGCTGGACGATATTCGGAAAGAACAAGCCAGTATCAAGGTGCCGCTCAAACAGCGTGGTATGGCGATTGCCATCGAAAGCCGGGAAGACGAGCCACTCTTTGTCAGCGCTACAGCGAGATCGACTACCCAAGGCCTCAAGTTGCTGACACTTCAAGTTAATCCGGAAAAGCTGCAGCAGCGTAATCAGCCTGCTCATGACTTGGCGAACTTCTTTGTTTCGCGCGACAGTTTTAAGTCGCTTCTAAACGCACTTGGCAAGTACGAACAATGGACTGACGAGGACGGCGACTTTGCCGACCTTCTCGGAAATGAAGAAACTGAAAGCTCGCGGCGTCCGGCGAATTTTAAGTTGTTTGAAAGCGCCTCGCTCATCCGAGCTGCTAATCTGCGAGATTTCTGGACCGATGACATTGATAAATTCCCCCGCAAAAAGAGCCAAACAACCTGGGAGGTCTGGACACGCCTTGAATACGAGGAAGTATTCTCCAAAACCCTAGACGCACTGGAGATCAGTGGCGAGGGTCGTCCTACGCAGTTCATCGAGACCGCAGTTCGCAACATAGTTGCCACACCAGAAGCGATGCAAAATCTCATTCGGACGAGTGGGGCGGTAGTGGAGTTGCGGAGCGCTTCTTCATTCGTCTCGGACTACATGAACGCACTACCAGACGCGCAGGGGGGAATAGTCACGGAGCTAGCCAGACGGGTTGTGCCCGCGCCAGCTTCGGCTCCCCGGATAGCTATCCTTGATACGGGTGTTAATCCAGCCAACACCCTCCTTACCTCATCGCTGCCTAGATCGAGATGCTACACAGTCAGCGACGACTGGGCAGTAACTGATCACGATGGGCATGGCACAAAAATGGCTGGGGTCGCGCTCTTCGGCGACTTAGCAAATGCCGGTTCTGGTACTTCCCCAATCCAGTTGTCCGCTTCATTGGAGTCTGTGGTCGTTACAGCGCCGGTCGGCGGTGGCGATGTTCCCGCACACGATGCTATTCAAAAGGCTATTGAGCTTGTCGAAAGTGAAGAAGCCGCGCGGGTGTTTTGCTTAGCGCAAACCGCTGCTGGAGAACCTGAAGATGGACGGCCGACATCTACATCAGCAGTAATTGACAAATTAGCCTATGCCGACGGTAAGAATACGCGACTGATATGCGTTGCTGTTGGCAACGTTGACCATTCTGACAGTGAGCCATATCAGGTTGCCGAGTATATCGAGAGGAACCGTCGGCACGGCATTCAGTCTCCGGCACAAGCTCTAAACGCTCTTTCAATTGGGGCATTCACCAACAAAGCCAACGGCACGATCCCTCTGGTGGCCCCGGCTGGCGACTTGTCACCGACATCTCGTACATCACAGGAATGGATTGCACGCGCCGCAAAGAAACCAGACATTGTAATGGAGGGCGGCAACTTTCAAATAGATCGCGGCGGAATCTTCTCCCGGGCTTCAGCTCGGAATCTTGTGCTGACGACTTCACGCGCTGCTTCTGCAAGCCCTTTGGCAATGACAGGGGAAACCAGTGCAGCTACTGCTGCAGCAACTCACTTGGCATCCCGTTTGATGGCGCGTTATCCTTCATTCAGAATGGAGACCATCAGGGGAATGATGGTCCACAGCGCTGAGTGGACACCAGCTATGGTCGCGCAGTTAACGGACTTGGAACGTTCGAACTCGGTCAGTGACCCTTGGGCGACGTTGTTAAGCCGCTTCGGTTGGGGCACGCCCAACGAGGAACGTTTGTATAGTAGCACCGAAAGTGACATGACGCTGATCGTAGAAGACAGTCTGCGACCATATGAGCTAGGCGACAGTGATCAGTTGCGCTTGAGAGAAATGAAATATTTCAAGTTGCCGTGGCCGACTGCAGAATTGAGAGCGCTCAATCAAACCGAGGTCGAGATGCGATGCACGCTCTCCTACTTCATCGAACCCGATCCCAATGCGATTGCGCGCAATCGCTACGACCGCTACCCTTCTCATCGCCTCAAATTCGATCTCCGTAGGTTCGGAGAATCGGATGCAAAAGCTCAACTGCGTTACAATGCTCTTGCCGAAGATGATCTTAGTCTGGGCGCAACCGATGATGGTTGGATCGCGGGGAAGCGCCTCAGTGGGAACGGAACGCTGCAACACGATATATGGAGAGGACCGGCGTACCGACTTGCGGAGCGCGATGGAATTTCGGTGGCACCCGTCAAGGGCTGGTGGTCTGACATCCG
- a CDS encoding AAA family ATPase — MTVTKHLIAMIQSHAAGDDDRFLAIAENIASDADRSGRVRVAGEIRGVVDRVRRDKTSRPAKGPIPIASPRGELAGLVRATYPEINLTNLVLNPDLSRRIRGIVREHKDRHLLEARELSPRRKFLFSGPPGTGKGMTAAAIAGELGLPLFTILLDGVITKFMGETASKLRLVFESMTSVRGVYFFDEVDALASRRDADNDVGEARRMLNSFLQFLEDDKSSSVIVAATNHRTLLDPAIFRRFHAAFSYARPSAEEAQRVIRNHMLQFDLESVRWETLAVGVDGLSQADLVAVADDAARDSVLDHDGKMSTEILMRAITDRKALHND; from the coding sequence ATGACCGTCACCAAGCACCTGATTGCAATGATACAGAGCCATGCTGCAGGCGATGATGATCGATTTTTGGCAATCGCTGAAAACATTGCTTCTGACGCAGACCGCTCCGGTCGCGTCAGGGTTGCTGGAGAGATTAGGGGAGTTGTAGATCGCGTCCGGCGTGACAAGACCTCGCGTCCGGCGAAGGGGCCAATTCCGATTGCCTCCCCCCGGGGTGAGCTAGCTGGATTGGTGCGAGCAACATATCCAGAAATAAACCTAACTAATCTGGTTCTCAATCCAGACCTCAGCCGTCGTATCAGGGGTATTGTTCGCGAACACAAAGACCGTCACCTGCTGGAGGCGCGAGAACTTAGTCCCCGTCGAAAGTTTCTGTTCTCTGGACCACCAGGCACAGGGAAGGGAATGACAGCGGCAGCCATCGCCGGAGAATTGGGGCTTCCCCTATTCACAATATTGCTTGACGGGGTCATCACCAAGTTCATGGGCGAGACGGCATCCAAGCTTCGCCTCGTTTTTGAATCCATGACTAGCGTTCGCGGAGTGTACTTTTTCGATGAGGTGGATGCGCTGGCATCCCGTCGCGACGCCGATAATGACGTCGGGGAAGCCCGACGGATGCTTAACTCCTTTCTGCAGTTCCTCGAAGACGATAAATCCAGTAGCGTGATTGTGGCGGCGACCAATCACAGAACGCTTCTCGATCCAGCGATTTTCAGGCGCTTCCATGCTGCTTTTTCCTACGCTAGGCCAAGTGCTGAGGAAGCCCAGAGAGTGATTCGCAATCACATGCTTCAGTTTGACTTGGAGAGCGTCCGTTGGGAAACATTGGCTGTCGGAGTGGACGGGCTTAGCCAAGCCGATCTGGTGGCGGTTGCTGACGATGCCGCTCGGGACTCCGTGCTAGACCACGACGGCAAAATGTCGACTGAAATCCTGATGCGAGCAATTACTGACCGGAAAGCTCTGCACAACGACTGA
- a CDS encoding helix-turn-helix domain-containing protein, giving the protein MRGRPKRLSNPTLCAAVEQRRVKLGLSLSETAALIGVHPSTLIRSLRTKSLSPDMMTAVQRFLNSPATSSSTDTDEAMREALLLLQKLNRMSPRLQAALEIVLNGVQVVK; this is encoded by the coding sequence ATGAGAGGACGCCCCAAACGACTATCCAACCCGACCCTTTGCGCTGCCGTTGAGCAGCGGCGAGTCAAACTAGGCCTATCCCTTTCAGAAACCGCCGCCCTTATAGGAGTTCATCCGTCCACTCTTATACGCTCTCTGCGGACCAAATCGCTGTCACCTGATATGATGACGGCAGTGCAGCGATTTCTAAATAGTCCCGCCACTTCCTCCTCTACAGACACAGATGAAGCAATGCGTGAAGCGTTGCTTTTATTGCAAAAATTAAATAGGATGTCCCCAAGACTTCAAGCGGCCCTTGAAATTGTTCTCAATGGTGTGCAGGTGGTAAAATAG
- a CDS encoding AAA family ATPase, with translation MAYMMIAATDKPRTILKRMEGDFSRKRRLLIFREQGAELPFLVSLKVDVEVDIPPISTMDFRIGCRIAYQIDVSPSEAEAAMSYPLPHVWAALRRGRPIGNALARLAEASALDAKPSIAKSESLPPLQDMFGYGQAKDWGMELAQDLIDWQRRKIDWSEVDTGIVLSGPPGVGKTQFAAALARQCNVPIIATSLARWQSRGHLGDLLKAMRGDFEKAKESAPCILFCDELDSFGDRNSFAADNKDYSTQVVNGFLELLDGLDGREGVVVIGATNALGRVDPAILRPGRLNRHVAIPLPTASDRIAILQQQLGQPLPRKHHPQLMAATNGFSGADLAKVARDAKRIARRAKRDVTMADIAKSLPEMVAIKGELRRALAVHEAGHTVAVVALDHAKFYGAMIIDHTRNDSETVPGGGAYFEVPNVAYRTVQTYRDRIAVLLAGIAAEEVLLGAVSDGAGAGPNSDLAQATRIATMLQSGMGMGNRLRHSLAKSDRDLETLRLHDPGVAVWVDDVLRTEFERAKQVVRSHLKLVEAIADELEAKGKVSADHVAKMAAKLDALPRIATSA, from the coding sequence ATGGCCTACATGATGATCGCGGCTACCGACAAGCCAAGGACTATCCTCAAGAGGATGGAAGGAGACTTCAGCCGAAAGCGCCGCCTTCTCATTTTCAGGGAACAGGGTGCCGAGCTTCCTTTTCTAGTCTCGTTGAAAGTTGACGTCGAAGTCGACATCCCGCCGATCTCGACAATGGATTTTCGGATCGGATGCCGGATTGCGTATCAGATCGACGTCAGTCCCTCTGAAGCGGAAGCGGCGATGTCTTATCCGCTACCGCATGTTTGGGCGGCATTGCGGCGAGGTCGTCCAATCGGGAACGCGTTGGCGCGTCTGGCCGAGGCGTCTGCCCTCGATGCCAAACCGTCGATTGCCAAGAGCGAAAGCTTGCCGCCGTTGCAGGACATGTTCGGCTATGGCCAAGCCAAGGATTGGGGAATGGAGCTTGCCCAGGACTTGATCGACTGGCAGCGACGCAAGATCGATTGGTCGGAAGTCGACACCGGGATCGTTCTTTCAGGACCGCCAGGGGTTGGAAAGACGCAATTTGCCGCAGCCTTGGCCCGGCAGTGCAATGTGCCGATCATCGCGACATCCTTGGCGAGGTGGCAGTCAAGAGGTCACCTTGGCGACCTGCTGAAGGCTATGAGAGGTGACTTCGAAAAAGCGAAGGAAAGCGCGCCTTGCATCCTGTTCTGTGACGAGCTGGACAGCTTTGGCGACCGCAATTCCTTCGCAGCCGATAACAAAGACTACAGCACGCAGGTGGTGAATGGCTTTTTGGAGCTTTTGGACGGGCTCGACGGGCGTGAAGGCGTCGTCGTGATCGGCGCAACCAATGCTCTCGGTCGTGTCGATCCTGCCATTTTGCGACCCGGGCGATTGAACAGACATGTAGCTATTCCCCTCCCGACTGCGTCAGACAGGATCGCCATCCTCCAGCAACAACTCGGTCAGCCTCTGCCGAGAAAGCATCATCCACAGTTGATGGCAGCCACCAACGGATTTTCCGGAGCCGATCTCGCCAAGGTGGCCCGAGATGCGAAGCGTATTGCCCGACGGGCCAAACGGGATGTCACCATGGCTGACATTGCGAAATCGCTGCCAGAAATGGTGGCGATCAAAGGCGAATTGCGGCGGGCGCTTGCTGTTCATGAGGCGGGCCACACCGTTGCAGTCGTCGCGCTCGATCATGCCAAGTTCTACGGTGCCATGATCATCGATCATACGCGCAACGACAGTGAGACGGTGCCGGGTGGTGGGGCATACTTCGAGGTACCCAACGTCGCCTACCGCACCGTCCAAACCTACAGGGATCGAATTGCAGTGTTGCTTGCGGGGATTGCTGCCGAGGAGGTGCTCCTTGGGGCGGTGAGTGATGGAGCTGGCGCAGGCCCGAACTCTGATCTCGCCCAAGCCACCCGTATCGCCACGATGCTACAAAGTGGCATGGGCATGGGTAATCGCCTCCGACATAGCCTCGCGAAGAGCGACCGCGACCTTGAAACACTTCGACTTCACGACCCTGGTGTCGCCGTCTGGGTGGACGATGTTCTCCGGACCGAATTCGAGCGGGCGAAGCAGGTTGTCCGCAGTCACTTGAAACTCGTTGAGGCTATTGCCGATGAGCTGGAGGCGAAGGGGAAGGTTTCTGCTGATCACGTCGCAAAGATGGCCGCTAAGCTCGACGCACTGCCACGCATAGCGACCTCGGCCTGA
- a CDS encoding metallophosphoesterase yields the protein MKAWIISDMHVTHADMTTEIDIPQADICVCAGDLSGFLAFGLEFLKRRIAPTIPVVVVLGNHDYYGNTIDGALSEGRKATGESNIHLLENETLEIGHVRIIGATLWTDYQVPWGIDEELPLPDRAEAAVYLCRRSMLDFREIHGSPPFREGMPRLITSREIIARHLESRAFISGEMAKSWTGKTVVLTHHAPSPRSLLKQYQGDATNAAFASDLTDVIQTGRPDAWIHGHIHQFQDYVEGHTRVICNPLGYRHERGKNGYRHGFVIEL from the coding sequence ATGAAAGCATGGATCATCAGTGACATGCACGTCACGCACGCCGATATGACTACCGAAATTGACATCCCTCAAGCCGATATCTGCGTCTGCGCAGGCGACCTATCTGGTTTCCTCGCGTTCGGCCTCGAATTCCTGAAACGGCGGATCGCTCCAACGATTCCGGTCGTCGTGGTGCTTGGGAACCACGACTATTATGGGAACACCATCGACGGTGCCCTGTCGGAAGGGCGAAAGGCCACCGGCGAAAGCAACATCCATCTTCTGGAAAACGAAACGCTCGAAATCGGTCATGTCAGGATCATCGGCGCGACGCTCTGGACTGACTATCAGGTCCCATGGGGCATCGACGAAGAGTTGCCGCTTCCTGATCGTGCTGAAGCCGCCGTTTACCTCTGCCGAAGAAGCATGCTCGATTTCCGCGAAATCCATGGCTCGCCTCCGTTTCGTGAAGGAATGCCTCGGCTCATCACAAGCCGCGAGATCATCGCCAGGCATTTAGAGAGCAGGGCATTTATCTCTGGTGAAATGGCAAAATCTTGGACCGGCAAGACCGTGGTCCTAACGCATCATGCGCCGTCTCCACGATCATTGCTGAAACAGTACCAGGGTGATGCCACCAACGCTGCTTTCGCCAGCGATCTCACTGATGTCATCCAGACCGGGAGACCTGATGCCTGGATTCACGGCCACATCCACCAGTTTCAAGACTACGTCGAGGGGCACACCCGGGTGATCTGCAACCCACTCGGCTATCGGCATGAACGTGGCAAAAACGGGTATCGCCATGGATTCGTGATCGAGCTTTGA
- a CDS encoding PIN domain-containing protein, whose protein sequence is MTTGYLLDTCVLSETSRVKPNPQVLRFIKSAPNLVIPAAAIVEFQQGIMQLCSRDPVRAVRLTSWYQGVVASGMPILETGKDVAEVWGNLAADPRLRNLMVSHPGAKRIRFGQDLHIAAAALVSQLPIATFNIKDFLLINSCYPLPGIYNPQDDTWHARSLMSPPLAERASSSP, encoded by the coding sequence ATGACCACCGGATACTTACTCGATACATGCGTTTTGAGCGAAACCAGCAGGGTTAAGCCCAATCCGCAGGTACTCCGGTTCATAAAAAGTGCGCCGAACCTCGTCATCCCAGCGGCTGCAATCGTCGAGTTTCAACAGGGGATAATGCAACTTTGTTCTCGCGACCCTGTCAGAGCCGTTAGATTGACATCCTGGTACCAAGGGGTTGTCGCAAGTGGCATGCCCATCCTGGAGACAGGAAAGGATGTTGCCGAGGTGTGGGGGAATCTGGCTGCCGATCCCAGGCTCCGCAATCTCATGGTATCTCATCCTGGAGCCAAACGAATTCGCTTCGGACAGGACCTCCATATCGCGGCAGCGGCTCTGGTGAGTCAATTGCCGATTGCAACCTTCAATATCAAAGACTTCCTGCTGATCAATAGCTGCTACCCCCTTCCTGGCATTTACAATCCCCAAGATGACACATGGCACGCTCGGTCACTCATGTCTCCTCCTCTAGCAGAGCGCGCTAGCTCTTCTCCATAA
- a CDS encoding Kiwa anti-phage protein KwaB-like domain-containing protein, with protein MTTLQDLKALDLAGAQVTLWTIKGPTGPAANAPKFSGRWVETSDEVDDALKATLVSEVAKIEEVLEYSLLAQNNEASALQIPADETHADQLLQEIAAELPGKKATETKHLQNSAFYAAKFVIGEQVVWALRKTEPSWKTKKATSVRNLFFSDQQLAIDDRPHFELGKTFDFIIFSDNILVRNKGAFESILRYKSTQRDDFAELQAEGDFLAVFVSVAPLVEYVGDNKIQLRRACAIKDKGHYRDQAFMQRLRDNQAEYGFNIEFDGGGKIVATVETCPQIMKALLDHRLKSGFSTLVYDVQDTTRVAV; from the coding sequence ATGACCACTTTACAAGATTTGAAAGCCCTTGACCTTGCTGGTGCACAGGTCACGCTTTGGACAATTAAAGGGCCTACAGGGCCAGCCGCAAACGCGCCGAAATTCTCCGGCCGATGGGTCGAGACCAGCGATGAAGTCGATGACGCCCTGAAGGCTACGTTGGTCTCTGAAGTGGCCAAAATTGAGGAAGTGCTTGAATACAGCCTGCTTGCCCAAAACAATGAAGCTAGTGCCCTCCAAATTCCTGCCGACGAGACGCATGCCGATCAGCTGCTGCAGGAGATCGCCGCCGAGTTGCCTGGGAAGAAGGCCACCGAGACAAAGCATCTTCAGAATTCCGCGTTCTACGCAGCGAAATTTGTTATAGGCGAACAGGTTGTATGGGCACTCAGAAAAACAGAACCAAGCTGGAAGACGAAGAAAGCTACATCTGTCAGGAATTTATTCTTCTCTGATCAGCAGCTTGCAATTGATGATCGGCCCCACTTCGAGCTGGGGAAGACTTTCGACTTCATAATTTTTAGCGATAACATCCTAGTCCGAAATAAGGGGGCGTTTGAATCGATCCTTCGCTACAAGAGCACTCAGCGGGACGATTTCGCAGAACTTCAGGCTGAGGGCGATTTCCTGGCGGTTTTTGTCAGCGTTGCTCCCCTTGTTGAGTACGTTGGAGACAACAAGATTCAGTTGCGGCGCGCTTGCGCGATCAAAGATAAAGGACATTACCGCGACCAGGCCTTCATGCAAAGGCTGCGAGACAATCAAGCCGAGTACGGCTTCAATATTGAGTTTGACGGAGGCGGTAAGATCGTAGCGACCGTGGAAACCTGCCCACAGATCATGAAGGCCCTGCTAGACCACCGACTGAAATCAGGTTTCTCAACGCTAGTCTACGACGTTCAGGATACGACGCGAGTTGCTGTCTGA
- a CDS encoding GIY-YIG nuclease family protein — MHEKFRAYTEALHPKFEALMGMSPVTTGTLPPEMKGAGVYMFSENGRHLYVGRTRNVRSRYGQHTRTGTGHNNAPFAFKLARETTGILKSTYKSDETSRANLMLNSDFLGAFNNALARMRAMEFRFVEETDPPRQCLLEIYVSVACGSPYNDFDTH; from the coding sequence ATGCACGAAAAGTTCCGCGCCTATACGGAAGCTCTTCATCCAAAATTCGAGGCTTTGATGGGAATGAGCCCTGTCACCACAGGCACCCTACCTCCTGAGATGAAGGGCGCGGGCGTCTACATGTTCTCAGAGAACGGACGTCACCTCTATGTCGGGCGGACCCGCAACGTCCGTAGTCGGTACGGCCAGCATACTCGGACAGGCACTGGCCACAACAACGCTCCGTTCGCCTTCAAACTGGCGCGAGAGACGACCGGGATACTGAAGAGCACCTATAAGAGCGACGAAACATCACGAGCCAATCTGATGCTCAACTCGGACTTTCTGGGGGCGTTTAACAACGCGCTCGCACGGATGCGAGCGATGGAATTTCGCTTCGTCGAGGAAACAGACCCACCGCGCCAATGCCTTTTGGAAATCTACGTGAGCGTTGCTTGCGGCAGCCCCTACAACGACTTCGACACGCACTGA
- a CDS encoding HlyD family secretion protein, giving the protein MSIYRAILLFVVAAFGSLPLVTIPVSMQSAGTIRPIVEKTPLIAPVSGRISRVLAFENDVVAKGKEIIAFDDHVIEEKLSGVLADIHAKSDLAHDFQTLISSGARISVSSPLQTESATAERVHFLNLLRENQYARSNAAAELDRAKRLVSAAAAPAKAVDEKAFALQNIEVQGEILVRRKTADWNQKLLDANLRLKELTATLHQLEHERDLHRIRAPVSGALEQFSGLAHGSYVQIGQTVGWISPNDDLVAEIYVSPNDIGFVQAGQPVRLQVDAFNYNQWGVIKARVLEVAQDFTLHDGTPVFKVQCALSRSDLALKSGAIGHLKKGMTVRARFLLANRTLLQLLYDGADDWLNPMLAGR; this is encoded by the coding sequence CTGAGCATTTATAGGGCGATCTTGCTCTTCGTCGTCGCGGCATTTGGCTCACTGCCACTCGTCACCATACCGGTCTCCATGCAGAGTGCCGGTACTATTCGCCCGATCGTGGAGAAGACGCCCCTGATAGCGCCCGTCTCCGGACGCATCTCCCGTGTCCTTGCCTTTGAGAACGATGTCGTTGCTAAGGGGAAGGAAATAATCGCCTTTGACGATCATGTAATCGAGGAAAAGCTCAGCGGCGTTTTAGCCGACATTCATGCCAAGAGCGATCTTGCCCATGACTTCCAAACGCTGATTTCTTCCGGCGCAAGGATCAGCGTCTCGTCCCCCCTCCAAACCGAATCCGCGACGGCTGAAAGGGTGCATTTTCTCAACTTGCTGCGCGAGAACCAATATGCGCGCAGTAACGCCGCGGCGGAACTCGACCGCGCAAAGCGACTTGTCTCGGCTGCTGCGGCGCCGGCGAAGGCCGTTGACGAGAAGGCTTTCGCTCTCCAAAATATCGAGGTCCAAGGGGAGATCCTCGTGCGACGCAAAACCGCTGATTGGAACCAGAAGCTCCTTGATGCTAACCTGCGCTTAAAGGAACTCACGGCCACCTTGCATCAGCTCGAGCACGAACGGGACCTGCACCGCATCCGCGCCCCAGTATCGGGTGCTCTCGAGCAGTTCTCCGGCCTCGCGCACGGAAGCTACGTTCAGATCGGGCAAACCGTTGGTTGGATCTCGCCGAACGACGATCTGGTGGCGGAAATCTACGTCTCCCCCAACGACATTGGCTTTGTGCAGGCTGGTCAGCCGGTGCGGCTCCAAGTGGATGCCTTTAACTACAACCAATGGGGTGTCATCAAAGCAAGGGTGCTCGAGGTGGCGCAGGACTTCACTCTGCATGACGGGACCCCGGTCTTCAAGGTCCAGTGCGCGCTCTCTCGCAGCGATCTCGCGCTAAAGAGCGGGGCCATCGGCCACCTGAAGAAAGGCATGACCGTGCGGGCTCGCTTTCTGTTGGCCAATCGCACTCTCCTGCAACTGCTCTACGACGGGGCAGACGATTGGCTCAACCCGATGCTGGCGGGGCGCTAA